A genome region from Bacteroidia bacterium includes the following:
- a CDS encoding prepilin-type N-terminal cleavage/methylation domain-containing protein, producing MRRLRAFTMIELMVAMIVSSIVIGVALTVYINLNQYYTDFKAQGKKDSDLLMLVSTLRADMEKSFEVNGDNSDVNMVLEAGKTIQYSFKDKFILRTVNEETDTFYNPVQEVEVNYLDNENKYVNDLLINIKQGETVFPLHITKEYSRDLLFYIDPINNEH from the coding sequence ATGAGAAGATTAAGGGCATTTACCATGATTGAACTGATGGTCGCAATGATTGTCAGTTCCATTGTCATTGGAGTTGCTCTTACTGTTTACATAAACCTGAATCAATATTATACTGATTTTAAAGCACAGGGCAAAAAAGACAGTGATTTGCTAATGCTTGTTTCCACGCTCAGAGCTGATATGGAAAAGTCATTTGAAGTAAATGGAGATAATTCAGATGTAAATATGGTACTTGAAGCCGGAAAAACAATTCAGTATAGCTTTAAGGACAAATTTATTTTAAGAACAGTGAATGAGGAAACAGATACATTTTATAATCCGGTTCAGGAAGTTGAAGTAAACTATCTGGACAATGAAAATAAATATGTGAATGATTTATTAATAAATATAAAGCAAGGTGAAACAGTTTTTCCCTTACATATAACTAAAGAATATTCCAGAGATTTATTATTTTATATAGACCCGATAAACAATGAGCATTGA
- a CDS encoding type II secretion system protein: MAAIKKLPSFTLIEVLVSMIIILVMSSLATLAFVNLSGMGKNRKKLEAIIYTGNILNEAKKEYNYLDEEFNFPGMIIKKTTEEYPNTKSLKILKISAFTLDNKPIIEREEIIRVQTTETTNQITN; encoded by the coding sequence ATGGCTGCAATAAAAAAACTACCCTCCTTTACATTGATAGAAGTGCTTGTCTCCATGATTATCATTTTAGTCATGTCGAGCCTTGCTACACTTGCTTTTGTTAATTTATCCGGCATGGGTAAAAACCGAAAAAAACTCGAAGCGATTATTTATACAGGCAATATTTTAAACGAAGCCAAGAAAGAATACAACTATCTCGATGAAGAATTTAATTTTCCGGGAATGATTATTAAAAAAACAACGGAAGAATATCCGAATACAAAATCCCTGAAAATTTTGAAAATATCCGCTTTTACATTGGACAATAAACCGATTATAGAACGTGAGGAAATCATAAGAGTTCAAACGACAGAAACAACAAATCAAATTACCAATTGA